From one Pueribacillus theae genomic stretch:
- a CDS encoding permease prefix domain 1-containing protein: MKPIDLFVDEVYQNVGGNKKEIEELKAEMKSHLLEAVHELKSEGKSEKEAINIAIERFGGEKEMRSVVGQLFKIQKTFAKWMLYVALTFLLISFIGYGSFVYLENTQQREAYQFSEQIINSLGNTITEQNKTDIREIVESYENITGVTVSAVEVRDYGNDSEHVSRKHEEPDFSFREKPIFNFFLNYRSDGMINDNWEVMVESKSYALTGYLLLNLSVCVYWVLFTIWAIINAYHHRRLNAGWGIVFALLNVVGYLIYVLMGKRKVSI, encoded by the coding sequence ATGAAGCCAATTGATCTATTTGTTGATGAAGTTTATCAAAATGTAGGCGGAAATAAAAAAGAAATAGAAGAATTAAAAGCAGAAATGAAAAGTCATTTGTTAGAAGCAGTTCATGAGTTAAAATCAGAGGGGAAATCAGAAAAAGAAGCGATTAATATAGCGATTGAACGATTTGGCGGAGAAAAAGAAATGCGTTCTGTTGTGGGGCAATTATTTAAAATACAAAAAACATTTGCGAAATGGATGCTTTATGTAGCATTAACTTTTCTTCTAATAAGTTTCATCGGATATGGTAGTTTTGTATATCTTGAAAATACCCAACAAAGAGAGGCTTATCAATTCAGCGAGCAAATCATTAACAGTTTGGGGAATACGATAACCGAACAAAATAAAACTGATATTAGGGAAATTGTAGAATCATATGAGAACATTACTGGGGTAACTGTTAGTGCTGTTGAGGTTAGGGATTACGGAAATGATAGTGAGCATGTTTCCAGAAAACACGAAGAACCAGATTTTAGTTTTAGAGAAAAACCGATATTTAACTTTTTCTTAAACTATCGTTCTGATGGCATGATTAATGATAACTGGGAAGTTATGGTTGAATCAAAAAGTTATGCTCTAACAGGGTATCTTTTACTGAATTTAAGTGTATGTGTTTATTGGGTTTTATTTACGATATGGGCAATAATCAATGCTTATCATCATAGACGATTGAATGCTGGCTGGGGCATTGTCTTTGCTTTATTAAATGTTGTCGGTTACTTGATTTATGTTTTAATGGGAAAAAGGAAAGTAAGCATTTAG
- a CDS encoding helix-turn-helix transcriptional regulator, with protein sequence MKNKILKLRKVKGFTQDALAKKCNVSRQTINAIENDRYDPTLQLAFKIARVLNTTVDDLFQA encoded by the coding sequence ATGAAAAATAAAATTTTAAAACTTCGTAAGGTTAAAGGTTTTACACAAGATGCATTAGCAAAAAAGTGCAATGTATCAAGACAAACAATTAATGCTATTGAAAATGACCGATACGACCCTACTTTGCAACTTGCTTTTAAAATAGCGAGAGTTCTTAATACAACAGTAGATGATTTATTTCAGGCATAA
- the glmS gene encoding glutamine--fructose-6-phosphate transaminase (isomerizing), whose translation MCGIVGYIGINNATEILLKGLEKLEYRGYDSAGIALLNKQGIHTFKEKGRIANLREHIDLTIEGTTGIGHTRWATHGAPNRMNAHPHSSKSGRFTLVHNGVIENAAELKGKLLHVQLKSDTDTEVIVQLIEQSVNEGCTVEAAFRTTLEKLQGSYAIVLLDSQDDGTMYVAKNKSPLLIGLGEGFNVVASDAMAMLEQTNRFIEIMDEEMAFVKQNKVSIKNLAGETVERNPFTVEFNVNDIEKGTYPHYMLKEIEEQPAVIRQIISHYQDKDGMIQFDQAIQKEIVEADRLYIIACGTSYHAGLIGKQLFEHVAHKPTEVHVASEFLYNMPLLSEKPLFIFISQSGETADSRGVLVKIKQLGYKAITITNVPGSTLSREADYTLHTHAGPEIAVASTKAYTAQMAVLALLSAQVATLNQFEIGFDPVQELSIVANAMESVIDKKEKIEEISRGILSISRNCFFIGRGIDYAVCLEGALKLKEISYIQAEGFAGGELKHGTIALIEKNTPVIALASQEHVNGSIRSNVKEVEARGANTCIISMEGLDRNDDRFVFPRVHKLLTPLAAIIPFQLIAYYAALHRGCDVDKPRNLAKSVTVE comes from the coding sequence ATGTGTGGGATTGTAGGATACATCGGCATCAACAATGCAACGGAAATTTTATTAAAAGGGCTTGAAAAGCTTGAATACCGCGGCTATGATTCCGCTGGAATTGCACTCTTAAACAAGCAAGGCATTCATACTTTTAAAGAAAAAGGGCGAATTGCGAATCTAAGAGAACATATTGACCTAACTATAGAAGGGACAACCGGAATCGGGCATACGCGCTGGGCGACGCATGGCGCACCAAACCGTATGAATGCACATCCACACTCAAGTAAAAGCGGCCGGTTTACCCTTGTGCATAACGGAGTCATTGAAAATGCAGCGGAATTAAAAGGAAAACTCTTACATGTCCAATTGAAAAGCGATACAGACACGGAAGTCATTGTCCAACTCATCGAACAATCGGTAAATGAAGGTTGTACGGTTGAAGCGGCTTTCCGTACAACGTTAGAAAAATTGCAAGGATCTTACGCAATTGTCCTTCTTGACAGCCAAGACGATGGAACGATGTACGTAGCGAAAAACAAAAGTCCGCTTCTTATCGGACTTGGCGAGGGATTTAACGTTGTCGCAAGCGATGCCATGGCGATGCTCGAACAAACAAACCGCTTTATTGAGATCATGGACGAAGAAATGGCTTTTGTGAAACAAAACAAGGTAAGCATAAAGAATTTGGCAGGGGAAACTGTCGAACGAAATCCGTTTACTGTTGAATTTAATGTAAATGATATAGAAAAAGGGACGTATCCACATTATATGCTGAAGGAAATTGAAGAACAGCCAGCTGTCATCCGGCAGATCATTTCCCATTATCAAGACAAAGATGGAATGATTCAATTTGATCAAGCGATTCAAAAAGAGATTGTTGAAGCCGATCGGCTTTATATTATTGCATGTGGAACAAGCTACCACGCTGGCTTAATCGGGAAACAGCTTTTTGAGCATGTTGCCCATAAGCCAACTGAAGTGCATGTGGCAAGTGAATTTCTATACAATATGCCACTGCTTTCTGAGAAACCATTATTTATCTTTATTTCACAAAGCGGAGAAACAGCGGACAGCCGTGGTGTACTTGTCAAGATCAAACAGCTTGGTTACAAAGCAATCACAATTACAAATGTGCCCGGCTCAACCCTTTCGCGTGAAGCGGATTATACATTGCATACACACGCCGGACCCGAAATTGCTGTTGCGTCCACAAAGGCATACACAGCGCAAATGGCTGTCCTTGCCTTGCTTTCGGCTCAAGTCGCAACTTTGAACCAGTTTGAAATAGGCTTTGACCCCGTGCAAGAATTAAGCATTGTTGCCAATGCGATGGAAAGTGTTATCGACAAAAAAGAGAAAATTGAAGAAATTTCCCGGGGAATATTGTCGATTTCTCGCAACTGCTTTTTCATCGGCCGAGGTATCGATTATGCGGTTTGCCTTGAAGGAGCCTTAAAGCTGAAAGAAATTTCCTACATTCAAGCGGAAGGATTCGCAGGCGGGGAACTGAAACACGGGACAATCGCACTTATTGAAAAAAACACTCCTGTCATTGCGTTAGCCTCACAAGAACATGTGAACGGAAGCATCCGCAGCAATGTTAAAGAGGTTGAAGCACGTGGCGCCAACACATGCATCATCAGTATGGAAGGGCTCGATCGCAATGATGATCGTTTCGTGTTTCCTAGGGTGCACAAGCTTCTTACACCGCTCGCAGCGATCATACCGTTTCAACTTATTGCCTATTATGCGGCTTTGCATCGCGGTTGTGATGTTGATAAGCCAAGAAACTTGGCCAAAAGTGTGACGGTGGAATAA
- a CDS encoding site-specific integrase → MTRQGQNAVEPIRSKEDIKNMKEYLLHQSYRDYFLFVFGINSGLRISDILPLRVMDVRNVDHLRLKEKKTRKARRIKMTDALKNETEKYTRTMADSDYLFASRKGNRPIGRGQASQILNEAAAACNIPGPIGTHTLRKTFGYHFYQEHKDVAMLQRIFGHSSPSVTLRYIGISDDMIDDVLDDFSL, encoded by the coding sequence ATGACTCGACAAGGGCAAAATGCTGTTGAACCTATCCGCAGTAAAGAGGACATTAAAAACATGAAAGAATATCTTTTGCATCAATCGTACCGGGATTATTTCCTGTTTGTCTTTGGAATTAACAGTGGGCTTCGCATCAGTGACATTCTTCCCTTGCGTGTGATGGACGTCCGGAATGTGGATCATTTACGATTAAAGGAGAAAAAGACCCGTAAAGCAAGGCGAATCAAAATGACAGATGCTTTAAAAAATGAGACTGAGAAATACACCCGAACGATGGCTGATTCCGATTATTTATTTGCATCAAGAAAAGGAAATCGTCCGATTGGCCGTGGCCAAGCGTCGCAGATTTTAAATGAAGCAGCTGCGGCATGTAATATTCCGGGACCGATTGGAACTCATACGTTAAGAAAAACTTTCGGTTATCATTTCTATCAAGAGCATAAAGATGTTGCCATGCTGCAAAGGATTTTTGGTCATTCTTCGCCATCCGTCACGTTGCGTTATATCGGTATATCGGATGATATGATTGATGATGTACTTGACGACTTTTCCTTGTAA
- a CDS encoding CdaR family protein: protein MDKLLKSNWFVILVSFILALMLYSIVAVPKNMQSNANDTGSRVKDGEERIENVPVEAYYDEEKYVVTGIPETAEITLSGSTTQIFMAKMEKSLEVYADLKDLGVGTHRVRLHHRGLSDGLDIAINPSTVMVTIEEKKSSDFPINIEYLNEDKLPEGYSVNEAIVTPTMASVYGSEEQLKNVGSVKGYVDLKNVKETFTKSIPIKVYDHNDNEIEGLSLNPTVIDVEVPITGPNKSVPIKINKVDSLPKESSIKSMTLNPDTVTVYGSVEAVESVDFVEATINLAKLPIKDKQTLTVDIPLPKGIKMAEPEQVEITIEIGKRETKTVKNIPLQISGLRDGQKLIFTKPSGGKIDVEMSGASSILEKIVPDDINAYVDATGLGEGKHTVKVKINGPQNIDWKEKEVTFEIK, encoded by the coding sequence ATGGATAAACTGTTGAAAAGCAACTGGTTTGTCATATTGGTTTCCTTTATATTGGCGCTCATGCTTTATTCCATCGTTGCAGTACCTAAAAATATGCAATCAAATGCGAACGATACAGGATCCAGAGTAAAAGACGGGGAAGAAAGAATCGAAAATGTTCCGGTGGAAGCCTACTATGATGAAGAAAAATATGTTGTTACGGGAATTCCCGAAACGGCAGAAATTACTCTTTCAGGTTCGACAACACAAATCTTTATGGCTAAAATGGAAAAAAGCTTAGAGGTATATGCTGATCTTAAAGACTTAGGGGTAGGAACCCATAGAGTCCGCCTTCATCACCGCGGCTTATCGGATGGGTTGGACATTGCGATTAATCCTTCGACCGTTATGGTAACAATTGAGGAAAAAAAGAGCAGCGATTTTCCAATTAACATTGAATATTTAAATGAAGATAAGCTTCCTGAAGGCTATAGTGTAAATGAAGCAATCGTGACACCAACGATGGCATCCGTTTATGGAAGCGAGGAACAGCTGAAAAACGTCGGATCGGTTAAAGGATATGTCGATTTAAAAAATGTGAAAGAAACGTTTACAAAGAGTATTCCGATAAAAGTATATGATCATAATGATAATGAAATAGAAGGGCTTTCTCTTAACCCGACAGTCATTGATGTCGAGGTTCCAATTACGGGGCCTAATAAATCAGTCCCGATCAAAATTAATAAAGTCGATAGCCTGCCTAAAGAGAGCAGTATTAAATCAATGACATTGAATCCCGACACTGTAACGGTCTATGGTTCTGTTGAAGCAGTAGAAAGTGTCGATTTCGTCGAGGCCACGATTAATTTGGCAAAGCTTCCGATAAAGGACAAACAAACATTAACCGTTGATATCCCGCTGCCGAAAGGAATCAAAATGGCCGAGCCGGAACAAGTTGAAATTACGATTGAAATTGGAAAAAGAGAAACAAAAACAGTGAAAAATATACCGTTGCAAATCAGCGGGCTTCGTGATGGACAAAAACTTATCTTCACAAAACCAAGCGGCGGAAAAATTGATGTTGAAATGAGCGGAGCTTCGTCTATATTGGAAAAAATTGTTCCCGACGACATTAACGCTTATGTGGATGCCACTGGTTTAGGAGAAGGAAAACATACCGTAAAGGTAAAAATCAACGGCCCTCAAAATATTGATTGGAAAGAAAAAGAAGTGACTTTCGAAATCAAGTGA
- a CDS encoding PadR family transcriptional regulator: protein MEVNKEVLKGHIDTLILSLLHSRDMYGYELAKLVREKSDEQFELKEGTLYLSLKRLEKNKWISSYWGDEQGPGGRRKYYKLTSLGEEGFEEKRKEWQFVKKIIDSFLEGGKKYEAN, encoded by the coding sequence TTGGAAGTAAATAAAGAAGTTTTGAAAGGTCATATCGACACATTGATTCTGTCGTTACTACATAGCAGGGATATGTATGGTTATGAGTTAGCCAAATTGGTTCGGGAAAAAAGTGATGAACAGTTTGAATTAAAGGAAGGTACGCTTTATTTATCATTGAAGCGACTGGAAAAGAACAAGTGGATTTCTTCTTACTGGGGGGACGAACAAGGACCAGGGGGAAGAAGGAAATATTATAAACTCACATCACTTGGTGAAGAAGGATTTGAAGAAAAGCGTAAAGAATGGCAATTCGTTAAAAAAATCATTGATTCGTTTTTGGAAGGGGGAAAAAAATATGAAGCCAATTGA
- a CDS encoding alpha/beta fold hydrolase: MKLRGNKGGGQKLKMDRSVDMEKQIGRFVNSTAEVKFLEMYDEAMNRWPDSRRELKLETSFGRTHVHSYGNGKGDPIVLLHGANGTSASWANNVVELGEHHSVFAVDTIGDAGRSIQKAPIQHAEDYAAWLDEVLQGLGLKEVHLIGASYGGWITLNQAVHSPRLLQSITLLDPARALAGLTYRAWPFMLWASMIGPDFIRRAFIRWTDAGSLTEENQTQLVVSAMRDYKMQRIPPQYVSDDELRSKVPVLLLLGEKSPMHISQRAAIRAKKLLQDVEVEILPQAGHKLPAYLVNDRILRFIKYLPKTS, from the coding sequence ATGAAGTTGAGGGGGAATAAAGGTGGTGGACAAAAATTGAAAATGGACAGAAGTGTTGACATGGAAAAGCAAATAGGGCGTTTCGTCAACAGTACGGCAGAGGTAAAGTTTCTTGAAATGTATGATGAAGCCATGAATCGGTGGCCTGATTCACGTCGCGAGTTAAAATTGGAAACAAGTTTCGGTCGAACTCATGTACATAGCTATGGGAATGGAAAGGGAGATCCCATTGTTTTACTCCATGGAGCGAACGGTACTTCCGCATCATGGGCAAACAATGTTGTTGAGCTCGGAGAGCACCATTCAGTGTTTGCGGTAGATACAATTGGCGATGCAGGACGAAGCATTCAAAAAGCTCCAATTCAGCATGCCGAAGATTATGCGGCTTGGTTAGACGAAGTACTGCAGGGTCTAGGTTTAAAAGAAGTGCATTTGATTGGCGCTTCTTATGGCGGCTGGATTACCCTGAATCAGGCAGTACATTCTCCTCGATTACTTCAATCGATTACACTTCTTGACCCTGCTCGTGCACTTGCAGGCTTAACGTATAGGGCCTGGCCATTTATGCTTTGGGCAAGCATGATCGGACCGGACTTTATTCGACGTGCGTTTATCCGCTGGACGGATGCGGGTTCATTAACAGAGGAAAATCAGACACAATTGGTGGTTTCAGCTATGCGTGATTACAAGATGCAGCGAATTCCTCCACAATATGTAAGCGATGATGAGCTGCGATCGAAAGTCCCCGTCCTGTTGCTTCTGGGAGAGAAAAGCCCCATGCACATTTCCCAACGTGCAGCCATCCGAGCAAAAAAGCTATTGCAAGATGTTGAGGTAGAAATTCTACCACAGGCTGGGCATAAGTTGCCAGCGTATTTAGTTAATGACCGAATTTTGAGATTCATTAAATATCTACCAAAAACTTCATGA
- a CDS encoding GNAT family N-acetyltransferase, which yields MKLVWSVFLEFEAPDYTAEGINTFRDFINNEDAIKGLEIYGAYEKGNLIGVIATRNEGNHIALFFVHGKYHKQGVGRKLFEAVLKNSTLEIITVNSSPYAVEIYHKLGFVDTDIEQIKEGMRFTPMKYQKYE from the coding sequence ATGAAACTTGTATGGAGTGTGTTTTTAGAATTTGAAGCTCCTGATTATACAGCTGAAGGTATTAATACTTTTCGTGATTTTATTAATAATGAAGACGCAATAAAGGGACTTGAAATATATGGCGCTTATGAAAAGGGAAATCTTATTGGCGTCATAGCAACAAGAAATGAGGGCAACCATATTGCATTATTTTTTGTACATGGAAAATATCACAAGCAAGGAGTTGGGCGGAAATTATTTGAAGCAGTTCTGAAAAATAGTACCTTAGAAATAATCACTGTCAATTCCTCACCTTACGCGGTAGAGATTTATCATAAACTTGGATTTGTAGATACCGATATAGAACAGATTAAGGAAGGTATGAGATTTACACCGATGAAGTACCAAAAATATGAATAA
- the glmM gene encoding phosphoglucosamine mutase encodes MGKYFGTDGVRGVANAELTPELAFKLGRYGGYILTKDIETKPKVLIGRDTRISGYMLEGALVAGLLSIGVEVMRLGVISTPGVAYLTKVLNAQAGIMISASHNPFGDNGIKFFGSDGFKLLDEQEEEIEALLSRETDDLPRPIGADLGVVNDYFEGGQKYLQFLKQTVDEDFSGLTIALDCAHGATSSLAPYLFADLDAEIVTIGTNPNGLNINDKVGSTQPEALVSVVKEKNVDIGLAFDGDGDRLIAVDEKGNVIDGDKIMFICAKFLKEQGRLNNDTVVSTVMSNLGFYKALEANGIKSEQTAVGDRYVMERMRSGGYSLGGEQSGHIIFLDYITTGDGMLSALQLVNIMKLAGKPLSELASEIEAFPQSLVNVKVTDKNSVMENEKIKAVIEKTEQELGKNGRVLVRPSGTEPLVRIMVEAPTEELCTGYVQEIAAAIQNEMGINNND; translated from the coding sequence ATGGGGAAATACTTTGGCACGGATGGTGTTCGAGGAGTTGCAAATGCTGAACTCACCCCAGAACTTGCATTTAAATTAGGAAGATACGGCGGGTACATTTTAACAAAGGACATTGAAACAAAACCAAAGGTATTAATTGGCCGGGATACAAGAATTTCCGGTTATATGTTAGAAGGCGCACTCGTTGCCGGGCTTCTTTCAATTGGTGTCGAAGTCATGCGCCTCGGTGTGATCTCTACTCCGGGGGTCGCCTACTTAACAAAAGTGCTTAACGCGCAAGCGGGGATCATGATTTCAGCATCACACAATCCGTTTGGCGACAATGGCATTAAATTTTTCGGCTCAGACGGCTTCAAACTCTTGGATGAACAAGAAGAAGAAATTGAAGCGTTGCTAAGCCGTGAAACAGACGACCTTCCTCGCCCGATAGGAGCAGATCTTGGCGTTGTTAATGATTATTTTGAAGGCGGGCAAAAATACTTGCAGTTTTTGAAACAAACTGTTGATGAAGACTTTTCAGGTCTTACCATCGCGCTTGATTGTGCTCATGGTGCAACTTCTTCACTTGCCCCATACTTGTTTGCTGATCTTGATGCAGAAATTGTAACAATTGGTACAAACCCTAATGGGTTGAACATCAATGATAAAGTTGGCTCAACTCAACCAGAGGCTCTCGTATCAGTCGTTAAAGAGAAAAATGTTGATATTGGGCTCGCCTTTGACGGGGATGGCGACCGCCTAATTGCGGTTGACGAAAAAGGCAATGTCATCGACGGCGATAAAATTATGTTCATTTGCGCAAAATTTTTAAAAGAACAAGGTCGCTTGAACAATGATACGGTCGTCTCCACTGTAATGAGCAACTTGGGCTTTTATAAAGCACTTGAAGCGAACGGAATCAAGTCTGAACAAACAGCTGTCGGTGATCGGTATGTGATGGAACGAATGCGAAGCGGCGGATACAGCTTAGGAGGCGAGCAATCCGGCCATATTATTTTCCTCGATTATATAACAACCGGAGACGGCATGCTTTCTGCATTGCAGCTCGTCAATATCATGAAATTGGCCGGGAAGCCTCTCTCAGAACTTGCAAGTGAGATAGAAGCCTTCCCGCAAAGCTTAGTCAATGTTAAAGTGACTGATAAAAATAGCGTCATGGAGAATGAAAAAATCAAAGCTGTCATCGAAAAAACAGAACAAGAGCTGGGCAAAAACGGGCGTGTTCTTGTCAGGCCCTCTGGAACAGAGCCGCTGGTTAGAATTATGGTTGAAGCCCCAACAGAAGAATTGTGCACAGGCTATGTTCAAGAAATCGCAGCCGCCATACAAAACGAAATGGGAATCAATAATAATGATTAG
- a CDS encoding GNAT family N-acetyltransferase — protein sequence MEIRKATIDDVKDISRIHALSWKSAYTGIIPQTYLDELKEDFWVPAFETWLNDNVLTVQVMMEKGSIIGCVAYGKARHKSLFSWGEIVSIYLLPEYFGKGYGNKLLERALLDLKQSGFQNIYLWVLKQNQRARYFYEKNNWRCNEDDECICEIAGKQLTEIRYIYSFDNSTQS from the coding sequence TTGGAAATTAGAAAAGCTACAATTGATGATGTCAAAGATATTAGTCGTATTCATGCTTTAAGCTGGAAGTCGGCCTATACAGGAATTATTCCGCAAACTTATTTAGATGAGCTTAAAGAAGATTTCTGGGTACCTGCTTTTGAAACCTGGTTAAATGATAACGTTTTAACTGTACAGGTTATGATGGAGAAGGGTAGCATAATTGGTTGTGTTGCTTATGGGAAGGCCCGGCATAAATCACTATTTAGTTGGGGCGAAATTGTCTCTATTTATTTGTTACCCGAGTATTTTGGCAAAGGATATGGTAATAAGCTATTAGAAAGGGCTCTACTAGATTTAAAACAATCAGGTTTTCAAAATATTTATTTGTGGGTGCTAAAGCAAAACCAACGTGCAAGATATTTTTACGAAAAGAACAATTGGCGATGCAATGAAGATGATGAATGCATTTGTGAAATTGCAGGAAAACAACTTACTGAAATACGTTATATTTATTCTTTTGACAACTCTACTCAATCATGA
- a CDS encoding CPBP family intramembrane glutamic endopeptidase — MTTLKIRYFFLFGLLVFAGVLLVFDIDNDDLFMFGLSYTVLGFYPIIWMRHQLKKQGMTFSEIIRPQGTLNQLPRLIGIIVLLIIFSLGAFWLLNFALSYTFPSAVDFLLQEDELFPEQGLLFFFMVLYICIIGPVAEELIFRGLFLNRLSAKFKSPIAAIIIANGMFAILHMDPIGAFAFGVILSLIYFKTRNLWWPILLHILNNSFAIALMLFNIPDPAFLAYTNIDEVRRAWLPNTLFVILTAVLVIVLIRKKSKEVDWDEIRRAT; from the coding sequence TTGACAACCTTGAAAATACGTTACTTTTTCTTATTTGGTCTGCTCGTTTTCGCGGGGGTTTTACTTGTTTTCGACATAGATAACGATGATTTATTTATGTTTGGCCTCTCCTACACAGTACTCGGCTTTTATCCTATCATTTGGATGCGGCACCAGTTGAAAAAACAGGGGATGACTTTCTCGGAAATCATACGACCCCAGGGAACACTAAACCAATTGCCCCGCCTGATTGGGATCATCGTACTACTCATCATTTTCTCCTTGGGTGCGTTCTGGCTGCTCAATTTTGCTCTGTCTTATACGTTCCCTAGCGCGGTTGATTTTTTACTACAAGAAGATGAATTATTTCCCGAACAGGGCTTGTTATTTTTCTTCATGGTGTTATACATTTGTATCATCGGTCCTGTCGCCGAGGAGTTGATTTTTCGGGGACTATTTTTAAACCGGCTGTCTGCAAAATTCAAATCACCCATAGCCGCTATCATCATTGCCAATGGCATGTTCGCTATTTTACATATGGATCCAATCGGGGCTTTTGCATTCGGCGTCATTTTATCGCTTATTTATTTTAAAACCCGCAATTTGTGGTGGCCCATACTGCTCCATATCTTGAACAATTCCTTTGCAATAGCCTTGATGTTGTTTAACATACCGGATCCGGCGTTTTTAGCTTATACAAATATCGATGAAGTGCGGCGGGCGTGGTTGCCAAATACCCTTTTTGTCATATTAACCGCCGTTTTGGTAATCGTCCTTATTCGTAAAAAAAGCAAAGAGGTTGATTGGGACGAGATTAGAAGGGCGACATAA
- a CDS encoding DnaD domain protein, with protein sequence MTKREKLIEYFKTVTPEEFLMDLQKGSKPIEADLKLIKEIREIGLSNEAINVLIHYILIKSDMKLNKNYALKIAAHWNRKRVTTADEAMMWL encoded by the coding sequence ATGACTAAACGAGAGAAGTTAATTGAGTATTTTAAAACGGTAACTCCTGAAGAATTTTTGATGGATTTGCAAAAAGGCAGCAAACCAATTGAAGCTGACCTGAAGCTGATTAAAGAAATAAGGGAAATCGGTCTAAGTAATGAGGCTATCAATGTTTTAATTCATTATATCTTGATTAAAAGTGACATGAAATTAAATAAAAATTATGCATTAAAAATCGCAGCCCATTGGAATAGGAAAAGAGTTACTACTGCTGATGAAGCTATGATGTGGCTTTGA
- a CDS encoding peptidoglycan-binding domain-containing protein has translation MRISKQFVVTPVLGLAVLATPLALPTLGGTTGIAEAASGNEQENEQVQLSESAISPEFQALFNWPPEEQPIVKQGSQSFEVEFIQVMLNHFGFETEVDGVFGSHTDQQVHQLQAEKGLAQDGIVGVDTWTILLEEYEEEIFTKEKAINFAEEALDNGDLVFSGDGALHQDLDGQVFYSLRAQSKDYMEDGGSGTVGFYDVYQNGDVVESKPR, from the coding sequence ATGAGAATATCGAAACAATTTGTCGTAACTCCTGTATTAGGATTAGCTGTGTTAGCAACTCCATTAGCTCTACCGACTTTAGGGGGTACTACTGGTATAGCAGAAGCTGCCTCGGGAAATGAACAAGAAAATGAACAAGTTCAACTGTCAGAATCAGCAATATCACCGGAATTTCAAGCGTTATTCAATTGGCCACCTGAAGAACAGCCAATTGTCAAACAGGGGAGTCAAAGTTTTGAAGTTGAATTTATTCAAGTTATGCTAAATCACTTTGGATTTGAAACAGAAGTTGATGGAGTCTTTGGTTCGCACACAGACCAACAAGTTCATCAATTACAAGCTGAAAAAGGATTGGCCCAAGACGGGATTGTTGGTGTTGATACTTGGACTATACTGCTTGAAGAATATGAAGAAGAGATATTTACGAAAGAAAAAGCAATTAATTTTGCAGAAGAAGCCCTAGATAATGGCGATCTTGTGTTCAGTGGGGATGGTGCACTTCATCAGGATTTAGATGGTCAAGTTTTCTATTCATTGAGAGCACAAAGTAAAGATTATATGGAAGATGGAGGTAGTGGTACAGTCGGCTTCTATGATGTGTACCAAAATGGAGATGTTGTGGAATCAAAACCAAGATAG